One genomic region from Granulicatella adiacens ATCC 49175 encodes:
- a CDS encoding EXLDI protein produces MDYEEIKLNVSNDKISEYKVFYGIKLYSDVFTSEDKKTLTSKRIYSTKKKNYVYYERTDVNWNYWSDKRKYDSNFDTNEMKRNIVFEVSQDLNSFSKYLDEKIIKKLILKEKNGEIVERLDI; encoded by the coding sequence ATGGACTATGAAGAAATTAAACTAAATGTTTCCAATGATAAAATCAGCGAATACAAAGTTTTTTATGGAATAAAGCTGTATTCTGATGTATTTACATCTGAAGACAAAAAGACATTGACCTCTAAAAGGATTTATAGTACTAAAAAGAAAAATTATGTTTACTATGAAAGAACAGATGTGAATTGGAATTATTGGAGTGATAAGAGAAAATATGATTCTAATTTTGATACAAATGAAATGAAACGAAATATCGTATTTGAGGTATCACAGGACTTAAATTCGTTTTCAAAGTACCTTGATGAAAAGATTATTAAAAAGCTCATACTGAAAGAAAAAAATGGAGAGATTGTAGAAAGATTGGATATATAG
- a CDS encoding DUF1310 family protein, with the protein MKKKFSSGMLGIVAVIALIIGGFVTLNLVKKHEMVTLVQSAQVKESIENQLKDLDNKALEEGGAIESYEIDVESIQHNPMGGIYFKIYLNSNKKLSMSFSLTKNLNTGQFEHSSTGYSKEVSDLIKNKQ; encoded by the coding sequence ATGAAAAAGAAATTCAGTAGTGGAATGCTTGGAATCGTTGCGGTAATCGCGTTAATCATCGGTGGATTTGTAACGTTGAATCTGGTAAAGAAGCATGAAATGGTCACTTTAGTTCAAAGTGCGCAAGTGAAGGAATCGATTGAAAATCAATTAAAAGACTTAGACAACAAAGCGTTGGAAGAAGGCGGAGCTATTGAGTCCTATGAAATTGATGTAGAGTCTATTCAGCATAACCCTATGGGAGGAATATACTTTAAAATATACTTAAACTCCAATAAGAAATTAAGCATGAGTTTTAGTCTGACTAAAAATCTAAATACAGGACAGTTCGAACATTCCTCAACGGGATACTCAAAGGAAGTCTCAGACTTGATAAAAAATAAGCAGTAA
- the groES gene encoding co-chaperone GroES produces the protein MLKPLKDRVVIQMVEQEEKTAGGLFLPTTAQEKLQFAKVIATSEFTAAEDRQVAVGDKVVFEKYSGTEVKLDGQEYIIVKEKDIIAIVE, from the coding sequence ATGTTAAAGCCTTTAAAAGATAGAGTTGTTATTCAAATGGTAGAGCAAGAAGAAAAAACTGCTGGGGGATTATTCCTACCAACCACTGCTCAAGAAAAATTACAATTTGCAAAAGTAATCGCGACAAGTGAATTCACTGCTGCAGAAGACCGTCAAGTGGCGGTTGGCGATAAAGTCGTATTCGAGAAATATTCAGGCACAGAAGTTAAATTGGATGGTCAAGAATATATCATCGTGAAAGAAAAAGACATTATCGCAATTGTTGAATAA
- the groL gene encoding chaperonin GroEL (60 kDa chaperone family; promotes refolding of misfolded polypeptides especially under stressful conditions; forms two stacked rings of heptamers to form a barrel-shaped 14mer; ends can be capped by GroES; misfolded proteins enter the barrel where they are refolded when GroES binds), with product MVKDIKFAEDARSAMLRGVDVLANTVKVTLGPKGRNVVLEKAFGSPLITNDGVTIAKEIELEDHFENMGAKLVAEVASKTNDIAGDGTTTATVLTQAIVREGLKNVTAGANPVGIRRGIELATKAAVEELHRISRPVESKEAIAQVAAISSGSAEVGELIAEAMEKVGNDGVITIEESKGIETELDVVEGMQFDRGYLSQYMVTDNDKMIATLDNPFILITDKKVSNIQEIIPLLEQIVQQGRALLIIADDVDGEALPTLVLNKLRGTFNVVAVKAPGFGDRRKAMLEDIAVLTGAQVITEDLGLELKDATLAQLGTAGKVVVSKDSTTIVEGAGSKDLIANRVALIRAQAQDTTSDFDREKLHERLAKLSGGVAVIKVGAATETELKEKKLRIEDALNATRAAVEEGIVSGGGTALVNVQKVVDALELEGDLATGAKIVSRSLEEPLRQIAENAGLEGSVIVACLKSEEKGIGYNAATDEWVNMIEAGIVDPTKVTRSALQNAASVSALLLTTEAVVADKPAPVAPPMPGMDPGMGMM from the coding sequence ATGGTGAAAGATATTAAATTTGCAGAAGATGCAAGAAGTGCCATGCTTCGCGGTGTGGACGTTTTAGCGAATACAGTAAAAGTAACATTAGGACCAAAAGGACGTAATGTTGTATTAGAAAAAGCATTCGGGTCTCCGCTGATTACAAATGATGGGGTCACGATTGCTAAAGAAATCGAATTAGAAGATCATTTCGAAAATATGGGTGCAAAACTTGTGGCTGAAGTCGCATCCAAAACAAACGATATTGCCGGTGACGGTACAACAACAGCGACAGTTTTAACACAAGCCATCGTTCGTGAAGGATTGAAAAACGTAACAGCTGGCGCAAACCCAGTAGGCATCCGTCGAGGGATTGAACTTGCGACAAAAGCAGCGGTTGAAGAATTACACCGCATTTCTCGTCCAGTCGAATCAAAAGAAGCCATCGCACAAGTGGCGGCAATTTCTTCTGGTTCAGCTGAAGTTGGTGAATTAATCGCTGAAGCTATGGAAAAAGTGGGGAACGACGGCGTTATTACAATCGAAGAATCTAAAGGGATTGAAACAGAATTAGATGTTGTAGAAGGAATGCAATTTGACCGTGGTTACTTATCACAATACATGGTAACTGATAACGACAAGATGATTGCAACTTTAGATAATCCATTTATCTTAATCACAGATAAAAAAGTGTCAAACATCCAAGAAATCATTCCATTATTAGAACAAATCGTTCAACAAGGACGTGCGTTATTAATCATCGCGGATGACGTGGATGGAGAAGCTTTACCAACATTAGTATTAAACAAATTACGCGGAACATTTAACGTGGTAGCTGTAAAAGCTCCAGGATTCGGTGACCGTCGTAAAGCGATGTTAGAAGATATCGCTGTGTTAACAGGAGCTCAAGTCATTACAGAAGACCTTGGCTTAGAATTAAAAGACGCAACATTAGCGCAATTAGGGACAGCTGGTAAAGTTGTGGTTTCTAAAGATAGCACTACAATCGTGGAAGGTGCAGGTTCTAAAGACTTAATCGCGAACCGTGTTGCTTTAATTCGCGCACAAGCACAAGATACAACAAGTGATTTCGACCGTGAAAAATTACATGAACGTCTTGCTAAATTATCAGGTGGGGTTGCCGTAATTAAAGTCGGTGCCGCTACTGAAACAGAATTAAAAGAGAAAAAACTTCGCATTGAAGATGCCTTAAACGCCACTCGCGCAGCGGTTGAAGAAGGAATCGTTTCAGGTGGGGGAACCGCTCTTGTGAACGTTCAAAAAGTAGTAGATGCTCTTGAATTAGAAGGCGACTTAGCGACAGGTGCGAAAATCGTATCTCGTTCATTAGAAGAACCATTACGTCAAATCGCAGAAAATGCTGGTCTTGAAGGTTCAGTCATTGTTGCTTGTTTGAAATCTGAAGAAAAAGGCATTGGATACAATGCTGCTACAGATGAATGGGTAAACATGATTGAAGCAGGTATTGTTGACCCAACGAAAGTAACACGTTCTGCACTACAAAATGCTGCATCTGTTTCAGCATTATTATTAACAACAGAAGCTGTGGTAGCTGATAAACCAGCTCCAGTAGCGCCACCAATGCCAGGGATGGATCCGGGTATGGGCATGATGTAA
- the rplU gene encoding 50S ribosomal protein L21: MYAIVKTGGKQVKVEVGQAIYVEKLNAEAGDKVTFEEVVFVGGDDVKVGAPFVAGATVEGTVEKQGRQKKVVTFKYKRRKDSHRKQGHRQPYTKVVIDAINA, from the coding sequence ATGTACGCAATCGTAAAAACTGGTGGAAAACAAGTTAAAGTTGAAGTTGGTCAAGCAATCTACGTTGAAAAATTAAACGCAGAAGCTGGCGACAAAGTAACTTTCGAAGAAGTAGTATTTGTAGGTGGAGATGACGTTAAAGTTGGTGCTCCATTCGTAGCAGGTGCAACTGTTGAAGGAACTGTTGAAAAACAAGGCCGTCAAAAGAAAGTTGTAACTTTCAAATACAAACGTCGTAAAGACTCACACCGTAAACAAGGTCACCGTCAACCTTATACAAAAGTTGTTATTGACGCAATCAACGCTTAA
- a CDS encoding ribosomal-processing cysteine protease Prp, which translates to MIQVTVHKKNQRIVSFEMTGHANYSEHGSDIVCAGVSALAITTVNSIEKLAGYQPFVEVDEVEGGYLYMEVVEDLTKEQELTTQILLNSLLLGLEDIQSEYQDFLAVTVA; encoded by the coding sequence ATGATTCAAGTGACTGTACACAAAAAGAACCAACGAATTGTTTCCTTTGAAATGACTGGACATGCAAACTATAGTGAACATGGTTCGGATATCGTTTGCGCAGGGGTATCGGCTCTGGCCATTACAACTGTGAACAGCATTGAAAAGTTAGCAGGGTATCAACCGTTTGTCGAAGTTGATGAGGTTGAAGGTGGTTACTTATATATGGAAGTTGTAGAGGACTTGACGAAAGAGCAAGAACTTACAACTCAAATTTTATTAAATAGTCTATTACTAGGGTTAGAAGATATTCAGTCAGAATATCAAGACTTTCTAGCTGTAACTGTTGCATAA
- the rpmA gene encoding 50S ribosomal protein L27 translates to MLKVNLQLFAHKKGGGSTSNGRDSQAKRLGAKRADGQFVSGGSILFRQRGTKIHPGENVGRGGDDTLFAKVDGIVRFERKGRDKKQVSVYPVVAAE, encoded by the coding sequence ATGTTAAAAGTGAATTTACAATTATTCGCCCATAAAAAAGGGGGCGGTTCTACATCAAACGGACGTGACTCACAAGCAAAACGTTTAGGTGCTAAACGTGCTGATGGACAATTCGTTTCAGGTGGTTCAATCTTATTCCGCCAACGTGGAACAAAAATCCATCCAGGTGAAAACGTAGGTAGAGGTGGAGACGATACTTTATTTGCTAAAGTTGACGGAATCGTACGTTTCGAACGTAAAGGCCGTGACAAAAAACAAGTATCTGTTTATCCAGTAGTTGCTGCTGAATAA
- a CDS encoding class I SAM-dependent methyltransferase — protein sequence MAKAVELLQQEIGYSNVEALGETLQNIVNDNTAQQVEGLPSNEVVQELNKAYKQLDLTSYSSEEIRRMIQFAFLKAAKQDGLQTNHQMTPDAIGLLVAYMIDQMTKKDMTLQIADFAAGSGNLLSTILLFLQSAGKTAQGTAIDNDEVLVHLALQAFALEQLDVKTSLQDGLQDLLVDPQDFVVSDLPIGYYPVDANAARFETENEEGHSFAHHLLIEQHIRYLKEAGIGLFIVPTNLFETVEGETLLAYLQKETYVQAMLAFPRNLFKDVQFSKSLLIVQKRGKAAKQVSQVLLGDIPEFKNREKFRKFTLTFEKWAQEML from the coding sequence TTGGCAAAAGCAGTAGAGCTGCTTCAACAAGAAATCGGCTATTCGAATGTTGAAGCGTTAGGGGAAACCTTACAAAATATTGTCAATGACAACACTGCGCAACAAGTCGAAGGCCTGCCAAGTAACGAAGTGGTCCAAGAATTAAACAAAGCGTATAAACAATTAGATTTAACAAGTTATTCGAGTGAAGAAATTCGCAGGATGATTCAATTCGCGTTCTTGAAAGCTGCTAAACAAGATGGCTTACAAACCAACCATCAAATGACTCCAGATGCGATTGGCTTACTCGTAGCGTATATGATTGACCAAATGACGAAGAAAGATATGACGCTACAAATTGCGGACTTTGCGGCAGGAAGTGGGAACTTACTAAGTACAATTTTGTTATTCCTACAATCTGCTGGTAAAACTGCCCAAGGGACGGCTATTGATAATGATGAAGTGCTTGTGCATTTAGCTTTACAAGCCTTCGCATTAGAACAATTGGATGTGAAGACTTCTTTGCAAGATGGATTACAAGATTTACTGGTAGATCCTCAAGACTTCGTAGTGAGTGATTTGCCTATTGGATATTATCCAGTTGATGCCAATGCTGCTCGTTTTGAGACAGAAAATGAAGAAGGTCATTCTTTTGCCCATCATTTACTCATCGAACAGCATATTCGTTATTTGAAGGAAGCTGGAATCGGATTATTCATCGTTCCGACAAATCTATTTGAGACTGTCGAAGGAGAAACGTTACTGGCTTACTTGCAAAAGGAAACATATGTACAAGCAATGCTCGCATTCCCACGCAATTTATTTAAAGATGTGCAGTTTAGTAAGTCTTTACTTATTGTACAAAAACGAGGGAAAGCTGCTAAACAAGTGAGTCAAGTCCTTCTAGGGGATATCCCAGAATTTAAAAACAGAGAAAAATTCAGAAAATTCACTCTAACATTCGAAAAATGGGCACAAGAAATGTTATAA
- a CDS encoding acetate/propionate family kinase yields the protein MSKSIAINAGSSSLKFQLFNMPQEEVVAKGLVERIGLGDSIFSISYGDDQKFEVVEDIPNHEVAVEKLLEQLVALNIISSFDEITGVGHRVVAGGELFKDSALVDDTVIQQVEDLAEFAPLHNKAEAVGMRAFKHILPDITSVAVFDTSFHTTMPKKAYLYSIPMEYYKKFKARKYGAHGTSHRYVSRRAAEMLGKPVEELKIITCHLGNGASITAVDGGKSVDTSMGFTPLAGVTMGTRSGDIDASLVAFLMNKLNITDVNEMVDILNKKSGLLGISGVSSDMRDVEAASKTNEDAKVAVEIFVDRVQKYIGQYVAVMNGVDAIVFTAGIGENSKSIRSRIINGLTWFGCDIDPERNDTRSEAIISSEGAKVTVLNIPTNEEVEIARDIERLRK from the coding sequence ATGTCAAAATCAATCGCGATTAATGCAGGAAGTTCAAGCTTGAAATTCCAATTATTTAATATGCCACAAGAAGAAGTGGTGGCTAAAGGGTTAGTAGAACGTATCGGATTAGGAGATTCAATCTTCTCAATCAGCTATGGAGACGACCAAAAATTTGAAGTGGTAGAAGATATTCCAAACCACGAAGTTGCGGTAGAAAAATTATTAGAACAATTAGTAGCTTTAAACATTATTTCTTCATTCGACGAAATCACTGGTGTTGGTCACCGTGTCGTTGCTGGGGGAGAATTATTCAAAGATTCAGCTTTAGTAGATGATACTGTTATCCAACAAGTAGAAGACTTAGCAGAATTTGCTCCATTACACAACAAAGCAGAAGCTGTAGGAATGCGCGCATTCAAACACATCTTACCAGACATTACAAGTGTTGCTGTATTCGATACTTCATTCCATACAACAATGCCTAAGAAAGCTTACTTATACAGCATTCCAATGGAATACTACAAAAAATTCAAAGCTCGTAAATACGGAGCTCACGGAACAAGCCACCGCTACGTTTCACGCCGTGCTGCTGAAATGTTAGGTAAACCAGTTGAAGAATTAAAAATCATCACTTGCCACTTAGGTAACGGTGCTTCAATCACTGCGGTTGATGGCGGTAAATCTGTAGATACTTCTATGGGATTCACTCCATTAGCAGGGGTTACAATGGGTACTCGTTCTGGTGATATCGATGCTTCATTAGTAGCATTTTTAATGAACAAATTAAACATTACAGACGTTAACGAAATGGTTGATATCTTAAACAAAAAATCAGGTCTATTAGGAATTTCAGGTGTATCAAGCGACATGCGTGATGTTGAAGCTGCAAGTAAAACAAATGAAGATGCTAAAGTTGCAGTGGAAATCTTCGTTGACCGCGTTCAAAAATACATTGGACAATATGTTGCTGTTATGAACGGTGTGGACGCAATCGTCTTCACTGCTGGTATCGGTGAAAACTCTAAATCAATTCGTTCTCGTATCATCAATGGTTTAACTTGGTTCGGTTGCGATATCGATCCTGAGCGTAACGATACTCGTTCAGAAGCAATCATTTCTTCTGAAGGTGCGAAAGTTACAGTATTAAACATCCCAACTAATGAAGAGGTTGAGATTGCGCGAGACATCGAACGTTTACGCAAATAA
- a CDS encoding GbpC/Spa domain-containing protein — protein sequence MLGKKEKFSIRKTSLGVFSIMIGANLLLLPGVAADEVPSEQVTPTTSASETTEMELRESVARPEPGKSINDQPNQVRPNLDPVSPEDQEKDRTNTPRIPEDNREYPESNEYTNVGVSDPRDVEVKGATKRLVLNDIPNSGLSSAYYNAIEKAKKAGFEIEYTDRVVSSSDDISRESSYEANIIENFIENNRERLQNYKKNRISNRLQYERESKEHEHAFEDFQSYQFEGNDLRQAVRNQTVIRGYEYGAKTIVTASEYYPAEAVKYINSLDELSFKNVQTTANAPEEHSNGQVAVLKQGQPVTVSERGLEGTYLTVDGERKQVTRMDHEYTLVSSPYEEQKALLWIKNVGGKLSVTAGADRATDKPLTINVKIRYYDENGHEIVNNTGSNLYAISDLTHGTSRKVLDSYTPTGLVARIQYNDQIEDQYMNYSQAYMSQWSVYRRDENQKVTFHRVQGWTETHTPILGDEITEEVIPETDAQGVVKGHYHISRDKGYEHVVYVPIFNYEQIDEKKSVTIGEQDEIVPIPGSSITRQGNELYSVGDNMYVENGSHFHYAGDSLDKYGWQNSRRTKYYGTVAVASKTNQFTFSTTFGKTGEYVSMDLNYDTLDVPTPEGDETDPDELINVPKVQTTRWIAEVPNKVLKKTEYHQHITYADDTGREIAPSNVQTYTKLKVEDLEHHSSSDYYFDGLLTKAEQEELYRNFHENGELFITRNGERVNAKESNDVYEYYNYRPNSEGVLERVGEKRQIVGLVTKEVPHPRVSGWKPTRWKAAYPFYGVTNAYWPESANLMEDYKKKIPAQWTGKNVEVAGGEGVEVGDGSQTVLYHVIYTQSTERETTRFVTVQDGTEVEISPTLEGVHEAPAFLQGEKYHYNGITTTVSGVTTHYYDLVTGDKPPVEPNQKEEKTVTRFVTLQGTQEVEVAPTVEGTQEAPTFLQGEKYYFNKQTKTEDGITTHYYDLVIGDKPAVEPNEKEEKAVTRFVTLENEQEVEVSPTVEGTQPAPTFLQGEKYYFNKQTKTENGITTHYYDLVTGDKPAVEPNQKEEKAVTRFVTLQDSQEIEVAPTVEGTQAAPTFLQGEKYYFNKQTKTEDGITTHYYDLVTGDKPAVEPNEKEEKAVTRFVTLQDSQEIEVAPTVESTQPAPTFLQGEKYFFSKKTKTEDGITTHYYDLVTGEKPNGDPNESSPKIVTRFVTIENEQEVEVAPTVEGTQAAKTFLQGEKYFFNKQTKTEDGITTHYYDLVTGDKPAVEPNQKEEKAVTRFVTIENEQEVEVAPTVEGTQAAPTFLQGEKYFFSKKTKTEDGITTHYYDLVLGEKPLEDPNRKEELKITRFVTVENNQEVEIAETVVGTKPAPTFLQGEKYYFTKQTKVEDGITTHYYELVVGEKPKDAPSVELPEGVIGEVPNDAPSYDLPKLTLPQDPDKVEEEVPKAELPRTSAQDLQVFNLFGWAIGISAFGLVFKRSKKTNH from the coding sequence ATGTTAGGGAAAAAAGAAAAATTTTCGATTAGAAAAACCAGTCTAGGTGTTTTTTCAATCATGATTGGGGCAAATCTACTACTTCTTCCGGGAGTTGCTGCGGATGAAGTTCCTTCAGAACAAGTTACGCCAACGACTTCAGCTAGCGAAACGACGGAAATGGAATTGAGAGAATCCGTTGCCAGACCAGAACCGGGCAAATCTATAAACGATCAACCAAATCAAGTAAGACCAAATCTCGATCCGGTGAGTCCTGAAGACCAGGAGAAAGATCGTACGAATACTCCGCGTATTCCTGAAGATAACCGGGAATATCCAGAGTCCAATGAGTATACAAATGTAGGGGTAAGTGATCCTCGAGATGTAGAGGTAAAAGGGGCCACTAAACGGCTTGTTTTGAATGATATTCCAAATAGCGGGTTATCGAGTGCTTATTATAATGCCATCGAGAAAGCGAAAAAAGCTGGATTTGAAATTGAATATACCGATCGCGTAGTCAGCAGTTCCGACGATATTTCGAGAGAATCTTCATATGAAGCTAATATCATTGAAAATTTCATTGAAAATAATCGAGAAAGATTACAAAATTATAAAAAGAATCGCATTTCAAATCGTCTGCAATATGAACGAGAATCAAAAGAACATGAGCATGCTTTTGAAGATTTTCAAAGTTACCAATTCGAAGGAAATGACCTACGACAAGCTGTTAGAAATCAGACAGTAATTCGAGGATATGAGTATGGCGCGAAAACAATCGTGACCGCTTCAGAATATTATCCTGCAGAAGCTGTAAAATATATTAATAGTTTAGACGAATTGAGCTTTAAAAATGTGCAAACAACGGCAAATGCTCCAGAAGAACATTCGAATGGACAAGTGGCGGTACTAAAACAAGGGCAACCTGTCACCGTTTCTGAACGAGGATTGGAAGGTACGTATTTAACCGTTGATGGAGAACGCAAGCAAGTGACTCGAATGGATCATGAGTATACATTGGTTAGCTCCCCTTACGAAGAGCAAAAAGCGTTACTTTGGATTAAAAATGTAGGTGGAAAACTGAGTGTGACAGCTGGGGCAGACCGTGCAACAGATAAGCCTTTAACGATTAATGTGAAGATTCGTTACTACGATGAAAATGGACACGAAATTGTAAATAATACAGGAAGTAATTTATATGCGATTAGTGATTTAACGCACGGTACCAGTCGTAAAGTTTTAGACAGCTATACCCCTACTGGATTAGTGGCGCGTATTCAATACAATGATCAAATTGAAGATCAATATATGAATTATTCTCAAGCATATATGTCGCAATGGAGCGTCTATCGTCGAGACGAAAATCAAAAGGTAACGTTCCACCGAGTGCAAGGATGGACGGAAACACATACACCAATCTTAGGCGATGAAATAACAGAAGAAGTCATTCCTGAAACGGATGCTCAAGGAGTCGTTAAAGGCCATTATCATATTAGTAGAGATAAGGGATATGAGCATGTCGTTTATGTTCCAATATTTAATTATGAACAAATAGACGAAAAGAAATCTGTGACAATCGGGGAACAAGATGAAATTGTTCCAATTCCAGGGTCTTCTATTACACGCCAAGGAAATGAATTATATTCAGTTGGCGATAATATGTATGTGGAAAATGGATCTCATTTCCACTATGCAGGCGATAGTCTTGATAAATACGGATGGCAGAATAGCCGAAGAACCAAGTATTACGGAACGGTAGCAGTCGCAAGCAAAACGAATCAATTTACTTTCAGCACGACCTTTGGGAAAACTGGAGAATACGTCTCAATGGATCTAAACTACGATACATTAGATGTTCCAACGCCTGAAGGGGATGAAACAGATCCCGATGAATTGATTAATGTTCCGAAAGTACAAACAACAAGATGGATTGCGGAAGTTCCTAATAAGGTCTTGAAAAAGACAGAATACCATCAACATATCACTTATGCGGATGATACAGGTCGAGAAATTGCGCCAAGTAATGTACAGACTTACACTAAATTAAAAGTAGAAGATCTAGAACACCATTCTAGCTCTGATTACTATTTTGATGGACTATTAACAAAAGCCGAACAGGAAGAATTATACCGAAATTTCCATGAAAATGGGGAGTTATTTATTACTCGAAACGGAGAGCGAGTCAATGCGAAAGAGAGTAATGATGTGTATGAATATTATAATTATCGTCCGAACAGCGAAGGAGTATTAGAACGGGTAGGGGAAAAACGTCAGATTGTTGGCTTAGTGACAAAAGAAGTTCCTCATCCAAGAGTATCTGGATGGAAACCGACTCGTTGGAAAGCAGCCTATCCATTTTATGGGGTAACGAATGCGTACTGGCCTGAGTCAGCGAATTTAATGGAAGATTATAAGAAAAAGATTCCAGCACAATGGACTGGAAAAAATGTTGAAGTCGCAGGTGGAGAAGGTGTTGAAGTGGGTGATGGAAGTCAAACGGTTCTATACCATGTAATTTACACTCAATCAACAGAAAGAGAGACTACTCGTTTTGTTACCGTTCAAGACGGAACTGAAGTAGAAATTTCTCCAACATTGGAAGGAGTCCACGAAGCGCCAGCCTTCTTACAAGGAGAAAAATACCATTATAATGGCATTACGACTACAGTTTCTGGGGTGACCACGCATTACTATGATTTAGTAACAGGCGATAAACCTCCAGTTGAACCGAACCAAAAAGAAGAAAAAACGGTGACGCGCTTCGTGACGCTTCAAGGCACACAAGAAGTCGAAGTAGCACCAACTGTCGAAGGTACGCAAGAAGCCCCAACGTTCTTACAAGGTGAGAAGTACTACTTCAATAAACAAACGAAGACAGAAGACGGCATTACGACTCACTACTACGATTTAGTAATCGGTGATAAGCCAGCTGTTGAGCCAAACGAAAAAGAAGAAAAAGCGGTGACCCGCTTTGTGACGCTGGAAAACGAACAAGAAGTCGAAGTGTCGCCAACTGTTGAAGGAACTCAACCAGCTCCAACGTTCTTGCAAGGCGAAAAATACTACTTCAATAAACAGACGAAGACGGAAAACGGTATTACGACGCACTACTATGATTTAGTAACAGGAGATAAACCAGCCGTTGAGCCAAACCAAAAAGAAGAAAAAGCGGTGACGCGCTTTGTGACGCTTCAAGACTCACAAGAGATAGAAGTAGCGCCAACTGTCGAAGGAACACAAGCTGCGCCAACATTTTTACAAGGCGAGAAGTACTATTTCAATAAACAAACGAAGACAGAAGACGGCATTACGACTCACTATTACGATTTAGTAACAGGTGATAAGCCTGCGGTTGAGCCAAACGAAAAAGAAGAAAAAGCAGTGACGCGCTTTGTGACGCTTCAAGACTCACAAGAGATAGAAGTAGCGCCAACTGTTGAAAGTACTCAACCAGCACCAACGTTCTTACAAGGCGAAAAATATTTCTTCAGTAAGAAGACAAAGACGGAAGATGGCATCACGACCCACTACTATGATTTAGTAACGGGAGAGAAGCCTAATGGTGACCCGAATGAATCTTCTCCAAAAATTGTGACGCGTTTTGTAACGATTGAAAATGAACAAGAAGTGGAAGTAGCACCAACCGTCGAAGGCACACAAGCTGCGAAAACGTTCTTACAAGGAGAGAAATATTTCTTCAATAAACAGACGAAAACGGAAGACGGCATTACGACTCACTACTACGATTTAGTAACGGGAGACAAGCCTGCCGTTGAGCCAAACCAAAAAGAGGAAAAGGCCGTGACGCGTTTTGTAACGATTGAAAATGAACAAGAAGTGGAAGTAGCTCCAACCGTTGAAGGTACTCAAGCCGCGCCAACCTTCTTACAAGGCGAAAAATATTTCTTCAGTAAGAAGACGAAAACGGAAGATGGCATCACAACTCATTACTATGATTTAGTGTTAGGGGAGAAGCCTTTAGAAGATCCAAATCGTAAGGAAGAGTTGAAAATCACTCGTTTCGTGACGGTTGAAAACAATCAAGAAGTAGAAATTGCGGAAACGGTCGTAGGAACGAAACCAGCTCCAACCTTCTTACAAGGTGAAAAATACTACTTTACGAAACAAACTAAAGTAGAAGATGGGATTACAACCCACTACTACGAATTAGTCGTAGGTGAAAAACCAAAAGACGCGCCAAGTGTAGAGTTACCAGAGGGTGTGATTGGTGAGGTGCCAAATGATGCGCCAAGCTATGATCTTCCGAAGTTAACACTGCCGCAAGATCCAGACAAAGTAGAAGAGGAAGTTCCTAAGGCTGAACTTCCACGAACTAGTGCCCAAGATTTACAAGTATTCAATTTATTTGGATGGGCAATTGGTATTTCTGCTTTTGGACTCGTGTTTAAACGCTCTAAAAAGACAAATCATTAA